One genomic window of Borreliella garinii includes the following:
- the bmpD gene encoding nucleoside ABC transporter substrate-binding protein BmpD, with translation MLNKVYCFIIFLFIIACSGYDDDKSESKTVSLIVDGAFDDKGFNESSSKAIKKLKTDFNINIIEKASTGNSHLGDIATLEDGNSNLIWGIGFRLSDVLLQRASENVSINYAIMEGVYNEIQMPKNLLNISFRSEEVAFLAGYFASKASKTGKIGFIGGVKGKVLESFMYGYEAGAKYANSTIEVISQYVGTFGDFGLGRSTASNMYRDGVDIIFAAAGLSGIGVIEAAKELGPDHYIIGVDQDQSYLAPNNVLVSAVKKVDSLMYSLTKKYLETGTWDGGKNIFFGLKEDGLGLVLNENLKSNYSEIYNKSLEIGQNIMEGIIKVPYDKASYDNFVLQIAN, from the coding sequence GTGTTAAATAAAGTTTATTGCTTTATTATTTTTTTATTTATTATTGCTTGTTCTGGTTATGATGATGATAAGTCAGAGTCAAAAACAGTTTCGCTTATAGTTGATGGCGCTTTTGATGATAAAGGATTTAATGAAAGTTCTTCTAAGGCGATAAAAAAATTAAAGACAGATTTTAATATTAATATAATTGAAAAAGCATCTACGGGTAATTCTCATTTAGGAGATATTGCGACTCTGGAAGATGGTAATTCAAATTTGATTTGGGGAATTGGATTTAGATTGTCTGACGTTCTTTTGCAAAGAGCCAGCGAGAATGTTTCTATTAATTATGCAATCATGGAGGGTGTTTATAATGAAATTCAAATGCCCAAAAATCTTCTTAATATTAGTTTTAGATCTGAAGAGGTGGCTTTTTTAGCTGGATATTTTGCTTCAAAGGCTTCTAAAACGGGTAAAATTGGATTTATTGGAGGAGTGAAGGGAAAAGTTTTAGAATCTTTTATGTATGGATACGAAGCTGGTGCTAAGTATGCAAATTCTACTATTGAAGTGATCTCTCAATATGTCGGCACATTTGGGGACTTCGGACTTGGTCGCTCAACAGCATCTAATATGTATCGAGATGGGGTTGATATTATATTTGCAGCTGCAGGACTTTCTGGTATAGGAGTAATTGAGGCTGCAAAAGAACTGGGACCCGATCATTATATTATTGGAGTCGATCAAGATCAATCATATCTTGCTCCTAATAATGTTCTTGTTTCTGCTGTAAAGAAAGTTGATTCATTGATGTATAGTTTAACAAAAAAGTATTTAGAAACTGGAACTTGGGATGGGGGGAAAAACATATTTTTTGGGCTTAAAGAAGATGGACTTGGTTTAGTTTTAAATGAAAACTTAAAATCAAATTATTCTGAAATTTATAACAAATCATTGGAAATTGGGCAAAATATAATGGAAGGTATAATAAAAGTGCCTTATGACAAGGCATCTTATGATAACTTTGTTTTGCAAATAGCAAATTAA
- the bmpC gene encoding nucleoside ABC transporter substrate-binding protein BmpC yields the protein MFKRFVFIVLSLLVLACFKSNKKSVKSDKVVIGVLANGSFYDKGYNQSVYDGVVKLKDDFGIKLITKSLRPYPIEGKRLLTANEAMAEDAYEVQKNPLNLFWLAGHQFSSLSVKLSYERPDICYGIIDAFDYGDIRVPKNSLAIKFRNEEAAFLAGYIAAKMSRKEKIGFLTGPESEYLNDFKFGFKAGIFYANPKLRLVSKKAPSRFDKEKGKEMARFMYKEDKVGVIFPIAGITGLGVYDAAKELGPKYYVIGLNQDQSYIAPQNVITSVLKDIGKVIYSVSSDYIKNGVFKGGVVIDRGLKEGVIEIVKDPDVLNNRLVNEVVELENKIISGEIIVPDSEYAFDLFKSKL from the coding sequence TTGTTTAAAAGGTTTGTTTTTATTGTTTTATCTTTATTAGTATTGGCTTGTTTTAAATCTAATAAAAAGTCTGTTAAATCTGACAAAGTTGTTATAGGTGTTTTGGCTAATGGTAGCTTTTATGATAAAGGCTATAATCAAAGTGTTTATGATGGCGTTGTAAAGCTTAAAGATGATTTTGGAATAAAGCTTATAACTAAATCTTTGAGGCCTTACCCCATTGAGGGTAAAAGACTTCTTACTGCTAATGAGGCAATGGCAGAAGATGCTTATGAGGTACAAAAAAATCCTTTAAATCTTTTCTGGTTAGCTGGGCACCAATTTTCCAGTTTATCGGTTAAGCTTTCTTATGAACGACCAGATATTTGTTATGGGATTATAGATGCTTTTGATTATGGTGATATTCGAGTTCCTAAGAATTCCTTGGCTATTAAGTTCAGAAATGAAGAGGCTGCATTTTTAGCTGGATATATTGCTGCCAAGATGAGTAGAAAGGAAAAGATTGGATTTTTAACAGGTCCTGAAAGTGAATATTTGAATGATTTTAAGTTTGGTTTTAAGGCTGGGATTTTTTATGCTAATCCTAAATTAAGATTAGTTTCAAAAAAAGCACCTTCTCGTTTTGATAAAGAGAAAGGTAAAGAAATGGCCAGGTTCATGTATAAAGAGGATAAAGTAGGTGTTATTTTCCCAATAGCAGGTATAACTGGTCTTGGGGTTTATGACGCTGCTAAGGAGCTTGGGCCCAAATATTATGTTATTGGTTTAAATCAAGATCAATCATATATTGCGCCTCAAAATGTTATTACTTCAGTGCTTAAGGATATTGGCAAGGTTATTTATTCTGTTTCATCAGATTATATTAAAAATGGAGTTTTTAAGGGTGGAGTTGTTATTGATCGAGGGTTGAAAGAAGGAGTAATAGAAATTGTTAAGGATCCTGATGTTTTAAATAATAGGTTAGTTAATGAAGTTGTTGAGCTAGAAAATAAAATAATAAGTGGAGAAATTATTGTTCCTGATAGTGAATATGCATTTGATTTATTTAAATCAAAGTTATAA
- the bmpA gene encoding nucleoside ABC transporter substrate-binding protein BmpA: MHKLLLLILFECIIFLSCSSKDGLDSGIPKVSVIVNGTFDDKSFNESALNGIKKVKEEFKIELVLKESSTNSYLSDLEGLKDAGSNLIWLIGYRFSDVAKAVSLQNSEIKYAIIDPVYSEEPIPANLVGMTFRAQEGAFLTGYIAAKVSKTGKIGFLGGIEGKIVDAFRYGYEAGAKYANKDIKISAHYIGSFDDVEAGRSVATKMYSDGIDIIHHAAGLGGIGAIEVAKELGSGHYIIGVDEDQSYLAPNNVITSATKDVGRSLNIFTSNYLKTNTFEGGRLINYGLKEGVVGFVKNPKMIPFELEKEIDNLSSKIINQEIIVPYNKESYEKFLKE, from the coding sequence ATGCATAAATTATTATTGTTAATTTTGTTTGAATGTATTATTTTTTTATCTTGTAGTAGTAAGGATGGTCTTGATAGTGGAATTCCCAAGGTATCTGTAATAGTTAATGGAACTTTTGATGACAAATCTTTTAATGAGAGTGCTTTAAATGGCATAAAAAAAGTTAAAGAGGAATTTAAGATTGAGCTTGTTTTAAAAGAATCTTCAACAAATTCTTATTTATCTGATCTTGAAGGGCTTAAAGATGCAGGTTCAAATTTAATTTGGCTTATTGGATATAGATTTAGTGATGTGGCCAAGGCTGTTTCTTTGCAGAATTCCGAGATTAAATACGCAATTATTGATCCTGTTTATTCTGAGGAACCTATTCCTGCAAATTTAGTAGGCATGACTTTTAGAGCTCAAGAAGGTGCGTTTTTAACGGGCTATATTGCTGCAAAAGTTTCTAAAACCGGTAAAATTGGATTTTTAGGGGGAATAGAGGGTAAAATAGTAGATGCTTTCAGGTATGGGTATGAGGCTGGTGCTAAGTATGCCAATAAAGATATAAAGATATCTGCTCATTATATTGGTAGTTTTGATGACGTTGAAGCTGGTAGAAGCGTTGCAACTAAAATGTATTCTGATGGGATAGATATTATTCATCATGCTGCAGGTCTTGGGGGAATTGGGGCTATTGAGGTTGCCAAAGAACTTGGTTCTGGACATTATATTATTGGAGTTGATGAGGATCAATCATATCTTGCTCCCAATAATGTAATCACATCTGCAACTAAAGATGTTGGAAGATCTTTAAATATTTTTACATCTAACTATTTAAAAACTAATACTTTCGAAGGTGGAAGGTTAATAAATTATGGCCTTAAAGAAGGAGTTGTAGGATTTGTAAAAAATCCTAAGATGATTCCATTTGAACTTGAAAAAGAAATTGATAACCTTTCTAGCAAAATAATCAATCAAGAAATTATTGTTCCATATAATAAAGAAAGTTATGAAAAATTTCTTAAAGAATGA
- a CDS encoding BMP family ABC transporter substrate-binding protein, which translates to MLVDGVLDDKSFNSSANRALLRLEEDFPENIEKVFSSAASGVYSSYVSDLDNLKMNGSDLIWLVEYMLMGASLSVLLENPKISYGIIGPAYIDDVRIPKNLIGVVFRIEQGAFLAFYIAAKKSVSGKIGFIGKVKGDIVDALYLVASEYLKNNNTWEGGKIIQMGLRDGVIGLSNANKFEYIKVIERKIVNEEIIVSDSEYAFDLFKSKL; encoded by the coding sequence ATGTTGGTAGATGGTGTTCTTGATGACAAATCTTTTAATTCTAGTGCCAATAGGGCTTTATTGCGTTTAGAGGAAGATTTTCCAGAAAATATTGAAAAAGTTTTTTCTAGTGCTGCCTCTGGGGTTTATTCTAGTTATGTTTCAGATCTTGATAATTTAAAAATGAATGGTTCAGACTTGATTTGGCTTGTAGAGTATATGCTTATGGGCGCTTCTTTATCGGTTTTATTAGAGAATCCAAAAATTAGCTATGGAATAATAGGTCCTGCTTATATCGATGATGTTCGGATTCCTAAAAATTTGATTGGTGTTGTTTTTAGAATAGAGCAAGGCGCTTTTTTAGCTTTCTATATTGCAGCTAAAAAAAGCGTTTCTGGGAAAATAGGTTTTATAGGGAAAGTTAAGGGTGATATAGTAGATGCATTATATTTGGTTGCTAGCGAATATCTTAAAAATAATAATACTTGGGAAGGTGGAAAAATTATTCAAATGGGATTAAGAGATGGTGTTATTGGCTTATCTAATGCGAATAAATTTGAATACATAAAAGTCATTGAAAGAAAAATAGTTAATGAAGAGATTATTGTTTCTGATAGTGAATATGCATTTGATTTATTTAAATCAAAGTTATAA
- the bmpA gene encoding nucleoside ABC transporter substrate-binding protein BmpA, giving the protein MHKLLFLILFECIIFLSCSAKDSLESGIPKVSLIIDGTFDDKSFNESALNGIKKVKEEFKIELVLKESSTNSYLSDLEGLKDAGSNLIWLIGYKFGDVAKAVSLQNPEMKYAIIDPVYSDEPIPANLVGMTFRSQEGAFLTGYIAAKVSKTGKIGFLGGIAGEIVDAFRYGYEAGAKYANKDIKISTHYIGSFADLEAGRSVATKMYSDGIDIIHHAAGLGGIGAIEVAKELGSGHYIIGVDEDQSYLAPSNVITSSTKDVGRALNIFTSNYLKTNTFEGGRLINYGLKEGVVGFVRNPKIIPFELEKEIDNISSKIINQEIIVPYNKESYEKFLKE; this is encoded by the coding sequence ATGCATAAATTATTATTTTTAATTTTATTTGAATGTATTATTTTTTTATCTTGTAGTGCTAAGGATAGTCTTGAGAGTGGAATTCCCAAGGTATCTTTAATAATTGATGGAACTTTTGATGACAAATCTTTTAATGAGAGTGCTTTAAATGGCATAAAAAAAGTTAAAGAGGAATTTAAGATTGAGCTTGTTTTAAAAGAATCTTCAACAAACTCTTATTTATCTGATCTTGAAGGACTTAAAGATGCAGGTTCAAATTTAATTTGGCTTATTGGATATAAATTTGGTGATGTAGCCAAGGCTGTTTCTTTGCAGAATCCCGAGATGAAATATGCAATTATTGATCCTGTTTATTCTGACGAACCTATTCCTGCAAATTTAGTAGGTATGACTTTTAGATCCCAAGAAGGTGCGTTTTTAACAGGCTATATTGCTGCAAAAGTTTCTAAGACAGGTAAAATTGGATTTTTAGGGGGAATAGCGGGTGAAATAGTAGATGCTTTCAGGTATGGGTATGAGGCTGGTGCTAAGTATGCCAATAAAGATATAAAGATATCTACTCATTATATTGGCAGTTTTGCTGACCTTGAAGCCGGTAGAAGTGTTGCAACTAAAATGTATTCTGATGGGATAGATATTATTCATCATGCTGCAGGTCTTGGGGGAATTGGAGCTATTGAGGTTGCAAAAGAACTTGGTTCTGGGCATTATATTATTGGAGTTGATGAGGATCAATCATATCTTGCTCCCAGTAATGTAATCACATCTTCAACTAAAGATGTTGGGAGAGCTTTAAATATTTTTACATCTAACTATTTAAAAACTAATACTTTCGAAGGTGGAAGGTTAATAAATTATGGCCTTAAAGAAGGAGTTGTAGGATTTGTAAGAAATCCTAAGATTATTCCATTTGAACTTGAAAAAGAAATTGATAACATTTCTAGCAAAATAATCAATCAAGAAATTATTGTTCCATATAATAAAGAAAGTTATGAAAAATTTCTTAAAGAATGA
- the bmpB gene encoding nucleoside ABC transporter substrate-binding protein BmpB has translation MRIVIFIFGILLTSCLGRNEIESGPDKIKISMLVDGVLDDKSFNSSANRALLRLEEDFPENIEKVFSSAASGVYSSYVSDLDNLKMNGSDLIWLVGYMLTDASLSVSLENPKISYGIIDPVYSDDVRIPKNLIGVVFRIEQGAFLAGYIAAKKSVSRKIGFIGGVKGDIVDAFRYGYEAGAKYADKGIEIVSEYSNSFSDVNIGRAIANKMYSKGIDIIHFAAGLSGIGVIEAAKELGDGYYVIGADQDQSHLAPRNFITSVLKNVGDALYLVTSEYLKNNNTWEGGKIIQMGLRDGVVGLSNANKFEYIKVIERKIVNEEIIVPYNYEGYEIFIKQILKL, from the coding sequence ATGAGGATTGTAATTTTTATATTCGGAATTTTATTGACTTCTTGCTTAGGTAGGAATGAAATAGAATCTGGCCCAGATAAAATTAAGATATCTATGTTGGTAGATGGTGTTCTTGATGATAAATCTTTTAATTCTAGTGCCAATAGGGCTTTATTGCGTTTAGAAGAAGATTTTCCAGAAAATATTGAAAAAGTTTTTTCTAGTGCTGCCTCTGGGGTTTATTCTAGTTATGTTTCAGATCTTGATAATTTAAAAATGAATGGTTCAGACTTGATTTGGCTTGTAGGGTATATGCTTACGGATGCTTCTTTATCGGTTTCATTAGAGAATCCAAAAATTAGTTATGGAATAATAGATCCTGTTTATAGCGATGATGTTCGGATTCCTAAAAATTTGATTGGTGTTGTTTTTAGAATAGAGCAAGGCGCTTTTTTAGCTGGCTATATTGCAGCTAAAAAAAGCGTTTCTAGGAAAATAGGTTTTATAGGGGGAGTTAAGGGTGATATAGTAGATGCATTTCGTTATGGCTATGAAGCTGGTGCAAAGTATGCTGATAAAGGCATAGAGATTGTAAGTGAATACTCCAATTCTTTTTCTGATGTTAATATTGGTAGAGCCATAGCTAATAAAATGTATTCTAAAGGTATAGATATAATTCATTTTGCAGCCGGTTTATCAGGAATTGGTGTTATTGAGGCAGCAAAAGAACTTGGTGATGGTTACTATGTTATTGGGGCTGATCAAGATCAGTCCCATCTTGCTCCTAGGAATTTTATTACTTCTGTTCTAAAAAACGTTGGGGATGCATTATATCTGGTTACTAGCGAATATCTTAAAAATAATAATACTTGGGAAGGTGGAAAAATTATTCAAATGGGATTAAGAGATGGTGTTGTTGGCTTATCTAATGCGAATAAATTTGAATACATAAAAGTCATTGAAAGAAAAATAGTTAATGAAGAGATTATTGTTCCTTATAATTATGAAGGATATGAAATTTTTATAAAACAAATATTAAAGTTATAG
- a CDS encoding MGH1-like glycoside hydrolase domain-containing protein — MNKKMFPKIYYYDQDFIDIYNKSLSWIQDKVILQKVADKGKKDKNYYSENCNYIDQMQACMASFFLVYSNGEYSSTSAIDKFYQLQEESGAIRARYDNNNAIIDLDENEENIGFPIFAWAEYNLYHKTGNKKRISEVLPILDKYYKWIESKFLKENGLYSIDVNKIFYKNSPRAGAYYPIDFNSLQVHSAYCISKLADILNDKNLSLEYKKRFFSLKVKINSLMWSEKDGFYYDLDANENILEIKTIVGFFPMLSEIPSEDRIERMIFYLKSTNHFGTPNPFPTLSVSEPGFSEDGNGYHGSVYTYMNFFVIKGLEYCGRANIAREFTIRHLYYILDTLMPFNKIKGHIWEAYKPMQEGPAYFDSNKKTYTEKDLICYLALFSISLMIENIIGLTISLPDKTVYWNIPTLEIMGIESLSLKKNQTTIICNKGKRGWEIKMESEKLYYFTINILNKKEKTLPIPSGRCSMLLDKL, encoded by the coding sequence TTGAATAAAAAAATGTTTCCTAAAATTTACTATTATGATCAAGACTTTATTGATATTTATAATAAAAGTTTATCCTGGATTCAAGACAAGGTTATTTTACAAAAAGTTGCTGATAAGGGTAAAAAAGATAAAAATTATTATTCGGAGAATTGTAATTATATAGATCAGATGCAAGCTTGTATGGCAAGCTTTTTTCTTGTTTATAGTAATGGGGAATATTCATCTACATCTGCAATTGATAAATTTTATCAACTACAGGAAGAATCTGGCGCAATCAGGGCTAGATATGATAATAACAATGCTATTATTGATCTTGATGAGAATGAAGAGAATATTGGATTCCCTATTTTTGCATGGGCTGAATATAATTTATATCATAAAACAGGAAATAAAAAGAGAATTTCTGAAGTTTTGCCAATTCTTGACAAGTATTATAAGTGGATAGAGAGCAAATTTTTAAAGGAAAATGGTCTTTATTCAATTGATGTAAATAAAATTTTTTATAAAAACTCTCCAAGAGCGGGTGCATACTATCCTATAGATTTTAATTCATTACAAGTTCATAGTGCATATTGTATTTCTAAATTAGCAGATATTTTAAATGATAAAAATTTATCACTTGAATACAAAAAACGTTTTTTTTCTCTTAAGGTTAAAATTAATTCTTTAATGTGGAGTGAAAAAGATGGATTTTATTATGATCTTGATGCTAATGAAAATATTCTTGAAATCAAGACAATAGTAGGGTTTTTTCCAATGCTTTCCGAGATTCCCAGTGAGGACAGAATAGAAAGAATGATTTTTTATTTAAAAAGCACTAATCATTTTGGAACTCCAAATCCTTTTCCAACTCTTTCTGTTAGTGAGCCGGGTTTTAGTGAGGATGGCAATGGATATCATGGATCAGTTTATACCTATATGAATTTTTTTGTGATCAAAGGCCTTGAATATTGTGGTCGTGCAAATATTGCAAGAGAATTTACTATAAGACATTTATATTATATATTAGACACTTTAATGCCGTTTAATAAAATAAAAGGGCATATTTGGGAAGCTTATAAGCCCATGCAAGAAGGACCTGCATATTTTGATTCCAATAAAAAAACTTATACTGAGAAAGACCTTATTTGCTATCTTGCTCTTTTTAGCATTAGTTTAATGATAGAAAATATTATTGGACTTACAATTAGTTTGCCCGATAAAACTGTATATTGGAATATACCCACTCTTGAGATTATGGGGATAGAAAGCTTATCTCTTAAAAAGAATCAAACTACAATAATTTGTAATAAAGGAAAAAGAGGTTGGGAAATAAAAATGGAATCCGAAAAACTTTATTATTTTACAATAAATATATTAAATAAAAAAGAGAAAACCCTTCCTATCCCTTCGGGAAGATGTTCTATGTTGTTAGATAAGCTTTGA
- the mgtE gene encoding magnesium transporter — translation MIDIDELRIFLKERSYSKIREKFLKHDSFDIAEALKRLNGSELILLYRFLPKKIAVETFSNFDQSTKNKLANSFTNKEISEMIDELNLDDVIDLLEEVPANVVQRFLASSTEENREIINKFLSYSDDSAGSIVTIEYVELKEDFTVGEALDYIRRVAKTKEDIYTYYITDDEKHLKGVIKIEDLILAKDDVILSSIMRSSGFYIVGVNDEKEDVALLFQKYDITSVPVVDNEGRMIGVIIIDDILEVIQSVNTEDFQMIAAVKPLDTSYLDTSILVMTKNRIIWLLVLMVSSTFTATIISNYQNLMLSLVVLASFIPLLMDTSGNAGSQASALIIRELALGTIKVKDFFKVFLKEICVSILVGAILASVNFLRIIFFVAPQHADKLKIAFVVSACLMVSLTVAKILGGLLPIVAKIFKLDPALMAGPLITTIADAITLIAYFNIAKWVLVSYAV, via the coding sequence ATGATAGATATTGATGAATTGAGAATTTTTCTTAAAGAAAGGAGTTATTCTAAAATTAGAGAAAAATTTTTAAAGCACGATTCCTTTGATATTGCTGAGGCTCTTAAAAGACTTAATGGATCTGAATTGATTTTACTCTACAGATTTTTGCCCAAAAAAATAGCAGTTGAAACTTTTTCTAATTTTGACCAATCTACAAAAAACAAATTAGCAAATTCTTTTACAAATAAAGAAATAAGTGAAATGATTGATGAACTTAATCTTGATGACGTTATTGACCTTTTAGAAGAGGTTCCTGCAAATGTTGTTCAGAGATTTTTAGCAAGTTCTACAGAAGAGAATAGAGAAATTATTAATAAATTTTTGTCTTACAGTGATGATTCTGCAGGGTCGATTGTAACAATTGAGTATGTTGAACTTAAAGAAGATTTCACCGTTGGTGAAGCTCTTGACTATATTAGAAGGGTAGCTAAAACCAAAGAAGATATTTACACTTATTATATTACAGATGATGAAAAACATTTAAAAGGAGTTATAAAAATTGAAGATTTAATATTAGCTAAAGATGATGTCATTCTGTCATCAATAATGAGAAGTAGTGGGTTTTATATTGTAGGGGTCAATGATGAGAAAGAAGATGTTGCACTTCTTTTCCAAAAATATGATATTACCAGTGTTCCTGTTGTTGACAATGAAGGGAGAATGATAGGTGTTATTATTATTGATGATATTCTAGAGGTTATTCAATCTGTAAATACTGAAGATTTTCAAATGATCGCGGCTGTTAAACCTTTAGATACATCTTATCTTGATACTTCTATTTTAGTTATGACAAAAAATAGGATAATTTGGCTTCTGGTTCTTATGGTATCTTCTACTTTTACAGCGACAATCATTTCAAATTATCAAAATTTAATGCTATCTTTAGTGGTTTTGGCTAGTTTTATTCCCCTTTTAATGGATACTTCAGGTAATGCTGGTTCTCAGGCATCTGCTTTAATAATTCGTGAGCTTGCTCTTGGTACTATTAAGGTAAAAGATTTTTTTAAAGTTTTTTTAAAGGAAATATGTGTTAGTATCCTAGTAGGAGCAATTCTTGCTAGTGTTAATTTTTTAAGAATTATATTTTTTGTAGCTCCGCAGCATGCTGATAAACTGAAAATAGCATTTGTCGTTTCAGCATGCTTGATGGTAAGCTTGACAGTAGCAAAGATATTGGGGGGTCTTTTACCAATTGTTGCTAAAATTTTCAAGTTAGATCCAGCACTTATGGCAGGTCCTTTGATCACTACGATTGCAGATGCTATTACTTTGATAGCTTATTTTAATATAGCAAAATGGGTTTTGGTTAGTTATGCTGTTTAA
- a CDS encoding HIT family protein: MYDCIFCKIVNKELPSYKVYEDDLVLAFLDINPLTVGHTLVIPKEHSENLLNMDDKFNERVLRVCKKISNALKRINSSIYGGINIYSSLGAGAGQEVFHTHFHVIPRFKNDGFGFKRGNKINLEVEKFKELSIQLSMNI, translated from the coding sequence ATGTATGATTGCATTTTTTGTAAAATAGTTAACAAAGAGCTTCCTAGTTATAAAGTTTACGAAGACGATTTAGTTTTAGCGTTTTTAGATATTAATCCTTTAACTGTTGGGCATACTCTTGTTATTCCTAAAGAACATAGTGAGAATTTATTGAATATGGATGATAAATTTAACGAGAGAGTTTTAAGAGTGTGTAAAAAAATTTCGAATGCTTTAAAGAGAATAAATTCAAGCATTTATGGTGGAATAAATATTTACTCTTCCTTAGGGGCTGGTGCAGGGCAAGAGGTTTTCCATACCCATTTCCATGTAATCCCAAGATTTAAAAATGATGGTTTTGGTTTTAAGAGAGGCAATAAAATTAATCTTGAAGTTGAAAAATTTAAAGAGCTGTCTATACAACTAAGTATGAATATTTAA
- a CDS encoding S-ribosylhomocysteine lyase — MKKITSFTIDHTKLNPGIYVSRKDTFENVIFTTIDIRIKAPNIEPIIENAAIHTIEHIGATLLRNNEVWAEKIVYFGPMGCRTGFYLIVFGNYESKDLIDLISWLFSEIVNFSEPIPGASHKECGNYKEHNLDMAKYESSKYLQILNNIKEENLKYP, encoded by the coding sequence ATGAAAAAAATAACAAGCTTTACAATAGATCATACAAAATTAAACCCCGGCATATATGTCTCAAGAAAAGATACCTTTGAAAATGTAATATTTACTACAATAGACATTAGAATCAAAGCTCCCAACATTGAACCAATAATTGAAAACGCAGCAATACATACAATAGAGCACATAGGAGCTACTTTACTTAGAAACAATGAAGTTTGGGCCGAAAAAATAGTATATTTTGGTCCCATGGGGTGCAGAACTGGTTTTTATTTAATAGTTTTTGGAAACTATGAAAGCAAAGATCTTATTGACTTAATATCATGGCTTTTTTCCGAAATTGTGAATTTTTCAGAGCCCATCCCAGGCGCAAGCCATAAAGAGTGCGGAAATTACAAAGAGCATAACCTTGATATGGCTAAATATGAATCTTCTAAATACTTACAAATATTAAACAATATTAAAGAAGAAAATTTAAAATATCCCTAG